The following is a genomic window from Thermoplasmata archaeon.
GAGGGAGGCCGCGCCTGTCGTGGCATTGACGAGGGCCTCTCCGTGTGCGGCGGCGTCCGCGAAGGGGGCGAGCTTCGCTTTCGGATGCGTCTTGATCCACACGCTGAACGGCGGATTCCCCATGTAGTCGGGCTTCGTGTCGGCCATGGTCTTGGCGACGTCGCGGGTGCCGAAGACCACGTCGTGGCCGAGCTCCATGAGTTTGCCGCCAACCGCCCGTCCGACCGCACCCGTTCCGAGGACACCGATCTTCAAGGTATCCACCCCGACCGCCCCACGACCCCGGCGTACTTCTATGTTCCGCTGGATGCGACGGGCCGCAGTCCCAAGTGAAAACGGCCTGGCGAGGACCCGAACCATTCCCCCAGAACGACGGTCAATCGCGGGGAATTGAACGCACGAAGGGGTTCCGCTCCGGCTCCTGCCGGAAGCTGTTGGGTTTCATTCCAATCCTCTACTAGCGAGCTTTCCCCATCCTCGCTGGCGGAAGAGATATGCCAATATGGAGGGATGGAGGTTTCGGCATGGAGCCCGCGGTCAAGGGGTCTTCTGAGGTCGAGGAACGCGAGAAGCGCTATCGTCGAGTCACCTTTTTTCCTTGTTGCCCTGACGCTCGTTGCGATGGCCGGCATGACAATCGGGCTCGCTGCGCGTATCGCGCAGAATGCTCCGATCGAAGGTACCGCGGCCTTGGCGTTCCTGATTATGGTTGGCACCGTTTGGCTCCTTATCGTTCGAAGAGTCCTCCGGCACGATGCCAGGGTCATCCGGGAAGCTGCCAAAATCAGGTGATTGCGGCCCGGCTAACTCGGGCCTCCGTCTCTTCCGTGTTCCCGTTCGTTTTCCGTGAGGGCTTTTGGATTCGAATTCGCGGAGGTCGCGCCCATCTCGGCCCGGAGCTCATTCCACGCCTGTCGAGCCTCCGCCACCGAGCCTTCGTCCTCGATCGTGCTGATGTCGCCCGGGTCCCGATCCAAGACGACGGCCCGGAACACCCGTCGCATAATCTTCCCGCTCCGGGTCTTCGGGAGCTGATGGACGAAGTGCACCTCCCCCACGACGGCCACGGGCCCGAGTTCTCGGCGCACCGTCTCGAGCAGCTCCTGCCGCAGTTGGGGGGAGGGCTGGAATCCTTGCTTGAGGGCCACGAAGGCCGAGATCACCTCGCCTCGAACGGGATCGGGCCGTCCGGTCACGCCGGCCTCGGTGACCGCGGGATGCTTGAGGAACGCGGTCTCGACCTCGATCGTCCCGATCCGGTGGGCGGCGATCTTGATGATTTCGTCCGCGCGGCCCGCGAACCAGATGTAGCCGTCCTCGTCGAGGTGGGCGGAGTCGCCGGTGTAGTACACGCCCGGGATTCGGCCCCAGTACTCGCGACCGTACCGATCGGGGTCCCCCCACACGGTCGCGATGAGGCCGGGGAAGGGACGCTTCAGGACGATGATCCCCTTCTCTCCGGGCCCGCACGGCTTCCCGTCTGGTGTGACGACCGCCGCCTCGATTCCCGGCAGGGCGACTCCCGCGGAGCCGGGTTTGATCACCAGCATTCCGAGTCCATAGGGGTTGCCGAAGATGGGACCGCCCGTCTCCGTTTGCCACATGTGGTCGATCACCGGAACGCGGTCCTCAAGGACGCCCTTCTGGAGCCACTCCCACGCCGGCGCGTTCAGCACCTCTCCCGCGCAAACGATCCGTTCCAAAGAAGAAAGGTCGAACGCTCGGGCCGGGGTCTCACCATACCGCATCAACAGGCGAACGGCGGTCGGAGACGTGAAGATCCCCGTGACGCGGAGCTCCTGGATGATCCGCCAGGCCGTCTCGGGACTGGGATGATCCAGCGCCCCCTCGTACGCGATCGTCGTGCATCCGCTCAACAGGGGCGCGTAGACGATGTAACTGTGGCCGACGATCCACCCGATGTCGGAGGTGGACCACCAGATGTCCGCGGGTTTCAGGCCGAAACACCAGCGCCCCATTGCGTGAATGTAGACCTGATAGGCCCCCTGGCTGTGGACCGCCAGCTTCGGTTTCGCCGTCGTCCCGGACGTGGCGAGGATGAACGCGGGCTCGTTCGCCTCCATCTCCGCGTAGCCGTCATCGAGGCCCGTCCCGCCCGTCAGGAATTCCGACCAGTCGAGGTCTCGTCCCGCGCTCCATGGGATCGCAGTCGTCGCGCGGCGCAAGACGACGACGCGTTCGACGGAGATCGCGGGCGTATCGAGCGCGCCGTCCACGATTTCCTTGAGCGGGATGTCCCGACCCTTCCGGTAGGCGACGTCGGCCGTGAACACGCAACGGGAGGCGCTGGCACGGATGCGATCCGCGAGTGCCCCGGACCCAAATCCCGCGAAGACCACGGAATGGATCGCCCCGATTCGCGCGGATGCAAGCATCAGCATGATCGCCTCCGGACACGTGGGCATGTAGAGCGTGATGCGATCCCCCCGTTGGATGCCGATCCCGCGGAGGGCCGCCGCGATTCGCTTGACGTGATCGGTCAGCTCGCCGTAGCTGAAGCTCTGCCGTTCGCCCCGCTCGTTCACGTACACGAGGGCCGGCTTGCCCCCCTGTCCCCGGCCCACATGGACATCCAAGCAATTGTACGCGAGATTCGTACGGGCGCCCTGAAACCACCGAAACGTGGGGAACGTCCATTCGAACACCCGGTCCCATCGACGGAACCAGGGAAGTTCGTCGGCCGCGCGGGCCCAGAAGGCGTCCGGATTGGCAGCGGCCTCCGCTTGCAACTGACGAACGATCGGACTTTCGCCCGTCATCCTCGAGCCCACCATCGGTGACCTGTCTGGGCGTCCCTCTGCCTCTCCATGTCGGTTCGCGGCAAGAACCTGTGGTCGCGCACGAAGTCGCGCCGCGAGCGAAGGATGATTCCGCTCGGGCTAAGACCTCCATCTGTCAAAGAAACGGGCCTGAAGGGATTCGATCCATTCCCTTCGAATGATCGTCAATCAGGCCGGATTGAATTCCTTGCCGGTGACACCTTTCCCCATCACGCCGGGCCGCGAGGTCCCGCCCCTCCCCTTATTGGACGACAATCGTGCCCGTCATCTGGGGGTGGAACGTGCAGAAGTAGTAATACGTCCCCGCCTGCGTGAAGGTGAAGCCCCACGTCTGTCCGGTGGTCATTGTGCCGGAGTCGAATTGCCCCGTGACGTTGCTCGTTACCGTGTGAGCGGTCATGTCTCTGTTGATCCACGTGACCGTAGCGCCCACGGAGACGGTGAAGACATTCGGGCTGTATGCGATCGGGACGTTGATGGCGTCCGGGACAATTTCGATGTCCGCCGGGATTTCGGGGATCATCCTCAGGATCACGCCGGCGCCGATCGCACCGGCGATGAGCATCCCGACGACGAAGCCAGCGACCGCAAGGGTGAGCAGCCCGCCCGAGGAGTGCACGGACGCGAGGTAGGGCTTCTGGCGGAGGCCTGTCTTCGCGGCACGGAACGCGAGGATTCCAAACCCGGCGACCAGCAGGAGAATTGGTACCATGAGGACGTCCCACGCGAAATCCGTGTCCGCGGGGTTCGAAAGGGCGTTCGGCGCGAACGAGAGGACAGCGATCACGAGGGCAACGATCGCGGTGGCGAGATAGGCCCAGCGCTTCTCTCTCCAAGCGAAGGACGCGGGGACGACGAGGACGACGAAGAAGAGGACGAAGAAGGGCAGAGCAGAGTAGTAGGCAGGGCCCGCCGTGCTCACGAAAGGGATCGCGAGGAAGATCCCCAGCAGCAGGACCGCCGCAAAGATGGTGCCGCCCGCGACGACCCACACGGCAAAGGGCTTCGACCCCTGGCTCGGATTTTGCGCCGTTCCCTCCGGCATCGACGTAGCTTCCATCGACCCGCGAACGTGTGAAGAATACTTAGGTCTGTCGAGATTCCGTGTTTGACCAGGCTGCTACGTGACCCTGCCGCCGCGCGCATTCGCCCGAGTCGCATGAAGGGAAACGGGCCTGCGGGGATTCGAACCCCGGTCAGAGGCTCCGGAGGCCTCTGTCCTATCCAAGCTAGAC
Proteins encoded in this region:
- a CDS encoding acetate--CoA ligase produces the protein MTGESPIVRQLQAEAAANPDAFWARAADELPWFRRWDRVFEWTFPTFRWFQGARTNLAYNCLDVHVGRGQGGKPALVYVNERGERQSFSYGELTDHVKRIAAALRGIGIQRGDRITLYMPTCPEAIMLMLASARIGAIHSVVFAGFGSGALADRIRASASRCVFTADVAYRKGRDIPLKEIVDGALDTPAISVERVVVLRRATTAIPWSAGRDLDWSEFLTGGTGLDDGYAEMEANEPAFILATSGTTAKPKLAVHSQGAYQVYIHAMGRWCFGLKPADIWWSTSDIGWIVGHSYIVYAPLLSGCTTIAYEGALDHPSPETAWRIIQELRVTGIFTSPTAVRLLMRYGETPARAFDLSSLERIVCAGEVLNAPAWEWLQKGVLEDRVPVIDHMWQTETGGPIFGNPYGLGMLVIKPGSAGVALPGIEAAVVTPDGKPCGPGEKGIIVLKRPFPGLIATVWGDPDRYGREYWGRIPGVYYTGDSAHLDEDGYIWFAGRADEIIKIAAHRIGTIEVETAFLKHPAVTEAGVTGRPDPVRGEVISAFVALKQGFQPSPQLRQELLETVRRELGPVAVVGEVHFVHQLPKTRSGKIMRRVFRAVVLDRDPGDISTIEDEGSVAEARQAWNELRAEMGATSANSNPKALTENEREHGRDGGPS
- a CDS encoding cupredoxin family copper-binding protein, which translates into the protein MPEGTAQNPSQGSKPFAVWVVAGGTIFAAVLLLGIFLAIPFVSTAGPAYYSALPFFVLFFVVLVVPASFAWREKRWAYLATAIVALVIAVLSFAPNALSNPADTDFAWDVLMVPILLLVAGFGILAFRAAKTGLRQKPYLASVHSSGGLLTLAVAGFVVGMLIAGAIGAGVILRMIPEIPADIEIVPDAINVPIAYSPNVFTVSVGATVTWINRDMTAHTVTSNVTGQFDSGTMTTGQTWGFTFTQAGTYYYFCTFHPQMTGTIVVQ